One Vespula pensylvanica isolate Volc-1 chromosome 3, ASM1446617v1, whole genome shotgun sequence DNA window includes the following coding sequences:
- the LOC122628181 gene encoding putative uncharacterized protein DDB_G0271606 isoform X4 has translation MGTRTRTRMVLRNEGKLPVGGGGAVLVLSELESMAARQQREIAQQRRLLEQKEARLAVLRGAQEPAQQDKLARLRHRLDQQQSKLNRLRLLRSQTDQSRANNATLTSDLDCIRALFNEKEKELSLAVAKVEELTRQLEELRGRQNGGGTGTGVGGGGGVAGTGAGGIAAGHLPTPASAELEKLRRELMYRNKMNEQQNQVVSQQRLALAQRQAEMASIDARIAQLQGRLQRKRALNQRLSQQLGSTNRTNATTNTGFPESKLDFNAGGKARPTGNIAAIEPYSHIPNDNDFNLNKNDPKYQTLPYNTKFTVNFKAVEDDVNKNKIQHSASASQLGQRTAFQQFGHQIAHSQSQSHIQGQSQPLGSNQQQQQQHNQNLGNQTANLQGNCNNNTNMSSNNNNNNNNNNNNNNNNNNNNSNNNLIASTHNNFTQENLSQNFRIHAHPQQSQLQQQQTQHGNSQTKQYNSTSSSTSSLGSAPSITQTHNHRNLQTHQKPVSSVAPSFPVKSLIYQTSSTKINPVMPQTLSLIGRAHSTSQNFVGLSGSTNNNQQQVNQTTQGNIGSTQESNYASRHNYGSNQQQQQQQQQQHNTGQANVAHVSSSTIYQAQNSPNLVASVHATPSGATLTSNANVQRYNQNQNESQNDNKNKFEPTKVQDKFEHVLPSKHEQQQQQQQQQQQQQQQQQQQQQQQQQQQQQQQQQQIRYEGNLFKYDSQQQMKYDQQISQPSKMYDQTGGKHDQTSNVQSSVKYDQKHDNGQSKHEQHHNAKYDSGQSSQQYKHDQHESRTSVKYEQHGNPSFKHEVTSNPQQFKQEQTKYESGQNKFESTSSKYEQSTTIKHDHNVKFEPPSKLSEKPFEFERLKNENERKNLNEMRAEDKIKPALPPKPSKPNPPPRLTHHEKIDVTSDGLNDCKTAVVVTVGTRTDKEEDIPPIPTSEPPESPTDSQLSNHQIIKARPLTLKKAPISEQPKLRYAKSNVHVSINRRIEMPPAFLFPETEIPADLMQPEQQQQQQQQQQQQQQQQQQQQQQQQQQQQQSQQIIDTTDNCKKNNAIIGEDIIGNEKLEESDIIDALNIINIEDKPKLKSDTERRLELDIDGKTSEVMRRKKGNLKSSTGKANLSRRVSFDPLALLLDASLEGELELVKKTAKEVANPSSANDEGITALHNAICAGHLEIVKFLVEFGCDVNAQDSDGWTPLHCAASCNNLSMVRFLVEHGACIFATTLSDHETAAEKCEEDEEGFDGCSEYLYSVQEKLGIMNNGQVYAVFDYEAQHSDELSLKNGDSLVVLRKGDDNEREWWWSKLGHKEGYVPRNLLGLYPRVQPTKTD, from the exons CCTCGGATCTGGACTGCATAAGAGCGCTGTtcaatgaaaaggaaaaggagctCTCCCTGGCGGTGGCGAAGGTCGAAGAGCTGACGCGACAATTGGAGGAGTTACGGGGTCGTCAGAACGGCGGTGGCACCGGAACGGGCGtcggtggtggcggtggcgtCGCCGGTACCGGAGCCGGTGGTATCGCTGCGGGACATTTGCCGACACCAGCCAGTGCTGAGCTCGAAAAACTCAGAAGGGAACTTATG TATCGCAACAAGATGAACGAGCAACAAAATCAAGTAGTCTCCCAGCAGAGATTAGCACTGGCTCAGAGACAAGCAGAAATGGCGTCTATAGACGCGAGGATAGCGCAACTTCAAGGTCGTTTACAACGAAAAAGAGCATTGAATCAACGTCTGAGCCAACAACTTGGTTCgacgaatcgaacgaacgcGACGACGAACACCGGTTTCCCGGAATCTAAGCTAGATTTTAATGCCGGCGGTAAAGCGAGACCTACCGGGAATATCGCCGCCATCGAACCCTATTCGCATATACCGAACGACAACGACTTTAATCTGAACAAAAATGATCCAAAGTATCAGACGCTACCTTACAACACTAAGTTCACCGTGAACTTCAAGGCCGTCGAGGACGACGTCAACAAAAACAAGATACAGCACAGCGCGAGCGCCTCCCAACTCGGACAGAGGACGGCCTTTCAACAATTCGGCCACCAAATTGCCCACAGCCAGTCGCAATCGCACATACAAG GTCAGTCTCAACCCCTTGGATCGaatcaacagcaacaacagcagcacaATCAAAATCTTGGTAACCAGACTGCCAATTTGCAGGGAAACTGCAACAACAATACCAACATGAGcagcaacaataacaataacaacaacaacaacaacaacaacaacaacaacaacaacaataataatagcaataacaaTCTCATAGCCTCGACCCACAATAATTTCACTCAGGAGAATTTGTCACAGAACTTTAGGATTCATGCCCATCCTCAGCAATCACAGTTGCAACAACAGCAGACACAACACGGTAATTCTCAGACGAAGCAGTACAATTCGACGAGTTCCTCGACCTCCAGTCTCGGTTCAGCGCCGTCCATCACGCAAACCCATAATCATCGAAATCTACAGACTCATCAAAAGCCAGTGTCGAGCGTGGCGCCGAGTTTTCCTGTTAAATCTTTAATCTATCAAACGTCCTCGACTAAGATCAATCCTGTGATGCCACAAACGCTTAGCCTTATAGGACGAGCTCATTCCACGAGTCAGAACTTTGTGGGTTTGAGCGGGTCAACCAACAACAATCAACAACAGGTGAATCAAACGACGCAAGGAAACATCGGTTCTACTCAAGAGTCCAATTACGCGTCGAGGCACAATTATGGGAGCaatcaacaacagcagcaacagcaacaacaacaacacaatACCGGTCAGGCGAACGTTGCTCACGTATCTTCTTCAACGATCTATCAAGCACAAAACTCACCGAATCTCGTGGCAAGCGTTCATGCCACACCTAGTGGAGCAACTCTAACTAGTAACGCGAATGTTCAACGATACAATCAAAATCAGAACGAATCTcagaacgataataaaaataaattcgaaccTACGAAAGTACAGGATAAATTCGAGCACGTCTTACCATCAAAACAcgagcagcagcaacaacagcaacagcaacaacaacaacaacaacaacaacagcagcagcagcaacaacaacaacaacaacaacagcagcaacaacaacaacaacaaatcaGATACGAAGGAAATCTCTTTAAATACGATAGTCAACAACAAATGAAATACGATCAACAAATCAGTCAGCCGTCAAAGATGTACGACCAAACTGGTGGTAAGCACGATCAGACGAGCAACGTACAATCTTCGGTAAAGTATGATCAGAAACACGATAATGGACAATCGAAGCACGAGCAACATCACAATGCAAAATACGATTCCGGTCAATCCTCGCAGCAATACAAGCACGACCAGCACGAAAGTCGAACGTCGGTCAAATACGAGCAACACGGTAATCCGTCTTTCAAGCACGAGGTAACGAGCAATCCTCAACAATTCAAGCAAGAACAGACGAAATACGAGTCAGGACAAAATAAGTTCGAATCGACATCTTCGAAATACGAACAGAGCACGACGATCAAACACGATCACAACGTCAAGTTCGAACCGCCAAGCAAGTTATCGGAAAAACCATTTGAATTTGAAAGGTTAAAGaatgagaacgaaagaaagaatttgaaCGAAATGAGAGCGGAGGACAAGATTAAGCCTGCGCTACCTCCAAAACCTAGCAAACCCAATCCACCACCTAGGCTGACTCATCACGAAAAAATCGATGTAACTTCGGACGGACTCAACGATTGTAAGACCGCCGTTGTTGTAACTGTTGGTACAAG AACCGACAAAGAGGAAGATATACCACCGATTCCCACATCGGAACCACCGGAATCACCAACGGACTCTCAACTGAGTAATCACCAAATTATCAAGGCACGTCCGTTGACGTTGAAAAAGGCACCGATTTCGGAACAACCGAAGCTGCGATATGCAAAATCGAACGTTCACGTGTCGATAAATCGACGTATTGAAATGCCCCcggcttttctttttccggaAACTGAAATACCAGCGGACCTCATGCAACCtgaacagcagcagcaacagcaacaacagcaacaacaacaacaacaacaacagcaacagcagcaacaacaacaacaacagcagcagcaacagtcTCAGCAAATAATAGACACGACGGAcaattgtaagaaaaataatgcgaTTATTGGTGAGGACATAATTGGAAACGAAAAATTAGAAGAGTCCGATATTATCGATGCTTTGAACATCATCAACATCGAGGATAAACCGAAATTAAAAAGCGATACGGAACGTAGATTAGAGTTAGACATAGACGGTAAGACGTCCGAAgtgatgagaagaaaaaaaggtaatcTGAAGTCTAGTACAGGAAAAGCGAATCTCTCGAGAAGAGTTTCCTTCGACCCACTTGCACTTCTTTTGGACGCTAGCCTAGAAGGTGAGCTCGAACTCGTGAAGAAAACCGCCAAAGAGGTCGCCAATCCAAGCTCGGCCAATGACGAGGGCATAACCGCGCTTCACAATGCCATATGCGCGGGTCATCTCGAGATCGTCAAATTTCTCGTCGAATTTGGTTGCGATGTTAATGCCCAAGACAGCGACGGATG GACACCGCTTCATTGTGCCGCGAGTTGCAACAATCTCTCTATGGTGAGATTTTTGGTAGAACACGGTGCGTGTATTTTTGCAACGACACTTTCGGATCACGAAACGGCCGCAGAAAAATgtgaagaggatgaggagggcTTTGACGGATGCTCAGAATATTTATACA GTGTACAAGAGAAACTAGGGATTATGAATAACGGTCAAGTATATGCGGTCTTTGATTACGAGGCGCAACATAGTGACGaactttctttaaaaaatggtGACTCTTTGGTCGTGCTTCGTAAGGGTGACGATAATGAAAGAGAGTGGTGGTGGAGCAAACTTGGACACAAGGAGGGTTATGTACCTCGAAACTTACTGGGT CTGTATCCTAGAGTACAACCAACGAAAACGGACTGA
- the LOC122628181 gene encoding putative uncharacterized protein DDB_G0271606 isoform X5, with protein sequence MREGSGNVAEVLPVGGGGAVLVLSELESMAARQQREIAQQRRLLEQKEARLAVLRGAQEPAQQDKLARLRHRLDQQQSKLNRLRLLRSQTDQSRANNATLTSDLDCIRALFNEKEKELSLAVAKVEELTRQLEELRGRQNGGGTGTGVGGGGGVAGTGAGGIAAGHLPTPASAELEKLRRELMYRNKMNEQQNQVVSQQRLALAQRQAEMASIDARIAQLQGRLQRKRALNQRLSQQLGSTNRTNATTNTGFPESKLDFNAGGKARPTGNIAAIEPYSHIPNDNDFNLNKNDPKYQTLPYNTKFTVNFKAVEDDVNKNKIQHSASASQLGQRTAFQQFGHQIAHSQSQSHIQGQSQPLGSNQQQQQQHNQNLGNQTANLQGNCNNNTNMSSNNNNNNNNNNNNNNNNNNNNSNNNLIASTHNNFTQENLSQNFRIHAHPQQSQLQQQQTQHGNSQTKQYNSTSSSTSSLGSAPSITQTHNHRNLQTHQKPVSSVAPSFPVKSLIYQTSSTKINPVMPQTLSLIGRAHSTSQNFVGLSGSTNNNQQQVNQTTQGNIGSTQESNYASRHNYGSNQQQQQQQQQQHNTGQANVAHVSSSTIYQAQNSPNLVASVHATPSGATLTSNANVQRYNQNQNESQNDNKNKFEPTKVQDKFEHVLPSKHEQQQQQQQQQQQQQQQQQQQQQQQQQQQQQQQQQQIRYEGNLFKYDSQQQMKYDQQISQPSKMYDQTGGKHDQTSNVQSSVKYDQKHDNGQSKHEQHHNAKYDSGQSSQQYKHDQHESRTSVKYEQHGNPSFKHEVTSNPQQFKQEQTKYESGQNKFESTSSKYEQSTTIKHDHNVKFEPPSKLSEKPFEFERLKNENERKNLNEMRAEDKIKPALPPKPSKPNPPPRLTHHEKIDVTSDGLNDCKTAVVVTVGTRTDKEEDIPPIPTSEPPESPTDSQLSNHQIIKARPLTLKKAPISEQPKLRYAKSNVHVSINRRIEMPPAFLFPETEIPADLMQPEQQQQQQQQQQQQQQQQQQQQQQQQQQQQQSQQIIDTTDNCKKNNAIIGEDIIGNEKLEESDIIDALNIINIEDKPKLKSDTERRLELDIDGKTSEVMRRKKGNLKSSTGKANLSRRVSFDPLALLLDASLEGELELVKKTAKEVANPSSANDEGITALHNAICAGHLEIVKFLVEFGCDVNAQDSDGWTPLHCAASCNNLSMVRFLVEHGACIFATTLSDHETAAEKCEEDEEGFDGCSEYLYSVQEKLGIMNNGQVYAVFDYEAQHSDELSLKNGDSLVVLRKGDDNEREWWWSKLGHKEGYVPRNLLGLYPRVQPTKTD encoded by the exons CCTCGGATCTGGACTGCATAAGAGCGCTGTtcaatgaaaaggaaaaggagctCTCCCTGGCGGTGGCGAAGGTCGAAGAGCTGACGCGACAATTGGAGGAGTTACGGGGTCGTCAGAACGGCGGTGGCACCGGAACGGGCGtcggtggtggcggtggcgtCGCCGGTACCGGAGCCGGTGGTATCGCTGCGGGACATTTGCCGACACCAGCCAGTGCTGAGCTCGAAAAACTCAGAAGGGAACTTATG TATCGCAACAAGATGAACGAGCAACAAAATCAAGTAGTCTCCCAGCAGAGATTAGCACTGGCTCAGAGACAAGCAGAAATGGCGTCTATAGACGCGAGGATAGCGCAACTTCAAGGTCGTTTACAACGAAAAAGAGCATTGAATCAACGTCTGAGCCAACAACTTGGTTCgacgaatcgaacgaacgcGACGACGAACACCGGTTTCCCGGAATCTAAGCTAGATTTTAATGCCGGCGGTAAAGCGAGACCTACCGGGAATATCGCCGCCATCGAACCCTATTCGCATATACCGAACGACAACGACTTTAATCTGAACAAAAATGATCCAAAGTATCAGACGCTACCTTACAACACTAAGTTCACCGTGAACTTCAAGGCCGTCGAGGACGACGTCAACAAAAACAAGATACAGCACAGCGCGAGCGCCTCCCAACTCGGACAGAGGACGGCCTTTCAACAATTCGGCCACCAAATTGCCCACAGCCAGTCGCAATCGCACATACAAG GTCAGTCTCAACCCCTTGGATCGaatcaacagcaacaacagcagcacaATCAAAATCTTGGTAACCAGACTGCCAATTTGCAGGGAAACTGCAACAACAATACCAACATGAGcagcaacaataacaataacaacaacaacaacaacaacaacaacaacaacaacaacaataataatagcaataacaaTCTCATAGCCTCGACCCACAATAATTTCACTCAGGAGAATTTGTCACAGAACTTTAGGATTCATGCCCATCCTCAGCAATCACAGTTGCAACAACAGCAGACACAACACGGTAATTCTCAGACGAAGCAGTACAATTCGACGAGTTCCTCGACCTCCAGTCTCGGTTCAGCGCCGTCCATCACGCAAACCCATAATCATCGAAATCTACAGACTCATCAAAAGCCAGTGTCGAGCGTGGCGCCGAGTTTTCCTGTTAAATCTTTAATCTATCAAACGTCCTCGACTAAGATCAATCCTGTGATGCCACAAACGCTTAGCCTTATAGGACGAGCTCATTCCACGAGTCAGAACTTTGTGGGTTTGAGCGGGTCAACCAACAACAATCAACAACAGGTGAATCAAACGACGCAAGGAAACATCGGTTCTACTCAAGAGTCCAATTACGCGTCGAGGCACAATTATGGGAGCaatcaacaacagcagcaacagcaacaacaacaacacaatACCGGTCAGGCGAACGTTGCTCACGTATCTTCTTCAACGATCTATCAAGCACAAAACTCACCGAATCTCGTGGCAAGCGTTCATGCCACACCTAGTGGAGCAACTCTAACTAGTAACGCGAATGTTCAACGATACAATCAAAATCAGAACGAATCTcagaacgataataaaaataaattcgaaccTACGAAAGTACAGGATAAATTCGAGCACGTCTTACCATCAAAACAcgagcagcagcaacaacagcaacagcaacaacaacaacaacaacaacaacagcagcagcagcaacaacaacaacaacaacaacagcagcaacaacaacaacaacaaatcaGATACGAAGGAAATCTCTTTAAATACGATAGTCAACAACAAATGAAATACGATCAACAAATCAGTCAGCCGTCAAAGATGTACGACCAAACTGGTGGTAAGCACGATCAGACGAGCAACGTACAATCTTCGGTAAAGTATGATCAGAAACACGATAATGGACAATCGAAGCACGAGCAACATCACAATGCAAAATACGATTCCGGTCAATCCTCGCAGCAATACAAGCACGACCAGCACGAAAGTCGAACGTCGGTCAAATACGAGCAACACGGTAATCCGTCTTTCAAGCACGAGGTAACGAGCAATCCTCAACAATTCAAGCAAGAACAGACGAAATACGAGTCAGGACAAAATAAGTTCGAATCGACATCTTCGAAATACGAACAGAGCACGACGATCAAACACGATCACAACGTCAAGTTCGAACCGCCAAGCAAGTTATCGGAAAAACCATTTGAATTTGAAAGGTTAAAGaatgagaacgaaagaaagaatttgaaCGAAATGAGAGCGGAGGACAAGATTAAGCCTGCGCTACCTCCAAAACCTAGCAAACCCAATCCACCACCTAGGCTGACTCATCACGAAAAAATCGATGTAACTTCGGACGGACTCAACGATTGTAAGACCGCCGTTGTTGTAACTGTTGGTACAAG AACCGACAAAGAGGAAGATATACCACCGATTCCCACATCGGAACCACCGGAATCACCAACGGACTCTCAACTGAGTAATCACCAAATTATCAAGGCACGTCCGTTGACGTTGAAAAAGGCACCGATTTCGGAACAACCGAAGCTGCGATATGCAAAATCGAACGTTCACGTGTCGATAAATCGACGTATTGAAATGCCCCcggcttttctttttccggaAACTGAAATACCAGCGGACCTCATGCAACCtgaacagcagcagcaacagcaacaacagcaacaacaacaacaacaacaacagcaacagcagcaacaacaacaacaacagcagcagcaacagtcTCAGCAAATAATAGACACGACGGAcaattgtaagaaaaataatgcgaTTATTGGTGAGGACATAATTGGAAACGAAAAATTAGAAGAGTCCGATATTATCGATGCTTTGAACATCATCAACATCGAGGATAAACCGAAATTAAAAAGCGATACGGAACGTAGATTAGAGTTAGACATAGACGGTAAGACGTCCGAAgtgatgagaagaaaaaaaggtaatcTGAAGTCTAGTACAGGAAAAGCGAATCTCTCGAGAAGAGTTTCCTTCGACCCACTTGCACTTCTTTTGGACGCTAGCCTAGAAGGTGAGCTCGAACTCGTGAAGAAAACCGCCAAAGAGGTCGCCAATCCAAGCTCGGCCAATGACGAGGGCATAACCGCGCTTCACAATGCCATATGCGCGGGTCATCTCGAGATCGTCAAATTTCTCGTCGAATTTGGTTGCGATGTTAATGCCCAAGACAGCGACGGATG GACACCGCTTCATTGTGCCGCGAGTTGCAACAATCTCTCTATGGTGAGATTTTTGGTAGAACACGGTGCGTGTATTTTTGCAACGACACTTTCGGATCACGAAACGGCCGCAGAAAAATgtgaagaggatgaggagggcTTTGACGGATGCTCAGAATATTTATACA GTGTACAAGAGAAACTAGGGATTATGAATAACGGTCAAGTATATGCGGTCTTTGATTACGAGGCGCAACATAGTGACGaactttctttaaaaaatggtGACTCTTTGGTCGTGCTTCGTAAGGGTGACGATAATGAAAGAGAGTGGTGGTGGAGCAAACTTGGACACAAGGAGGGTTATGTACCTCGAAACTTACTGGGT CTGTATCCTAGAGTACAACCAACGAAAACGGACTGA
- the LOC122628192 gene encoding uncharacterized protein LOC122628192 yields MNTPTREFLRRPDGSRRRSARQALAVIPNVPGMTFSPGEMLPIEQNTMDNVMNSRHTTDSWSPAPSPDELVIQKRGRRRRTIVWSPDLDTCKRDSLLSLSSRDRTPVKSPSKSTMILRSTPRKRLSLGDANESRFTVSEKKRRTPSKSMNVIDSAIQKKFNGNLVNGLRGLSHEQLVKLITDIISMQEDGNLREDEKLKDVFMNKMPMADIQPQREKLCNLRQNIYASLVSSNADDCAYSRAYIHLDAFQKAVIDQGKRLLESQHWSSVIQYVFVAWNITKELPEWESQGLDNTTYKCFKNLALFCRRALTEGCFNLSTLNLYRERLETMAKDCEEINGCLQLLKEINPVIV; encoded by the exons ATGAACACTCCAACTAGAGAATTTTTAAGAAGACCAGATGGTTCGCGTAGAAGATCTGCCCGTCAAGCTTTAGCAGTTATTCCTAACGTCCCGGGTATGACATTTTCTCCAG gaGAAATGCTTCCTATTGAACAGAATACAATGGACAATGTAATGAATAGTCGACATACTACAGATTCTTGGAGTCCAGCTCCTAGTCCGGATGAACTTGTTATTCAAAAACGTGGAAGAAGACGACGGACTATAGTTTGGTCACCAGACCTAGATACTTGCAAGCGTGACAGCTTATTAAG TTTAAGTTCTAGGGATCGAACTCCAGTAAAAAGTCCATCAAAATCAACTATGATATTAAGAAGTACACCTAGAAAAAGATTATCGCTTGGCGATGCTAATGAATCTAGATTTACTGTAtccgaaaaaaagagaagaacaccTTCGAAATCTATGAACGTCATTGATTCTGCGATACAGAAAAAGTTCAATGGAAATTTAGTAAATGGATTACGAGGTCTTAGCCACGAACAGTTGGTCAAACTTATTACAGATATAATATCTATGCAGGAAGATGGTAATCTACGCgaagatgaaaaattgaaGGATGTCTTTATGAATAAAATGCCAATGGCAGACATACAACCACAGAGGGAAAAACTTTGCAATTTAAGACAAAATATCTATGCTAGTCTTGTTTCTTCGAATGCAGATGACTGTGCATATAGTCgcgcatatatacatttagaCGCATTTCAG AAAGCAGTAATTGATCAAGGGAAGAGACTTTTGGAATCACAACATTGGTCATCTGTGATACAATATGTTTTTGTAGCATGGAATATAACTAAAGAACTACCTGAATGGGAAAGTCAGGGTTTAGATAATACAACCTATAAATGTTTCAAAAATTTAGCATTATTTTGTAGACGTGCGTTAACAGAAGGATGTTTCAATTTATCTACATTGAACTTGTATAGAGAAAG actAGAAACCATGGCAAAAGACTGTGAAGAAATAAATGGTTGTCTACAGCTGCTGAAAGAAATCAATCCGGTTATTGTCTag